The region CGGCATATTCCTGACGGCGACGCTGGCGTGCAGGTGCCGGCCGGCGGCGTGGAGGCGGGCGAAACCCCCGAAGCGGCCGCCCGGCGCGAGCTGTGGGAAGAATCCGGCCTGGACATCGCCGGGCCGCAGTATCTCTGCTCATATCTGTGGGAGGCGCAGCTGCCTGAACGCTTTACCCGGCAGGTCTGCCACGCCTACGCTTTCGCCGGCCCGCTGGACGCCCCGGATGTCTGGACCCATGCCGCCGACGGCGAACTTTACGGCTTCCGCTTCACGGATCTGGGCAGCGTGCACCTCGACTGGGAGATGGACGCCGCCCTGCCAAAAGTCCGTGACTACGCCGAGAAGTTCGCCGAACGCTATTACCGCAACTGAACCCCCATCCTCCCTTCCCCTTTCCCGCTCTAAGTCCATAAGTTCAAGGAGACCCTATGACCCAGCCCGACTCTACCCAACCTGACTCGGCCCTTCCTGCGCAGTTCGACCCCAGCGCTGCCGAGCCCCGCTGGGCCCGGCTGTGGCGCGAGCAGCCGTTCCGCGCCGACGCCCACAGCGACAAGCCACCCTTCACCATCGTGATTCCGCCACCCAACGTGACCGGCAGCCTGCACCTGGGCCACGCGCTGGACAACACCCTGATCGACACCCTGATTCGCTACAAGCGGATGGCCGGTTTCGAGGCGCTGTATCTGCCGGGCATGGACCACGCCGGCATCTCTACGCAGGTGATGGTGGAGCGGCAGCTCAAAGAGCAGGGCGTCAGCCGCTTTGACCTGGGCCGCGAGCAATTCCTGGAGAAAGTCTGGGAGTGGAAGCGGCAGTCTGGCGGGCAGATTCTCAGCCAGCTGACCCGCTTG is a window of Deinococcus sp. Marseille-Q6407 DNA encoding:
- a CDS encoding NUDIX domain-containing protein, whose protein sequence is MVTFFDSLEAARAHAAAHGLREKAMCFVVLGGELLVIRHIPDGDAGVQVPAGGVEAGETPEAAARRELWEESGLDIAGPQYLCSYLWEAQLPERFTRQVCHAYAFAGPLDAPDVWTHAADGELYGFRFTDLGSVHLDWEMDAALPKVRDYAEKFAERYYRN